The following nucleotide sequence is from Aneurinibacillus soli.
TAGGAAGATTCAAATTAAAAGTAGGTGCTCGATTGCGTCTAGACTATCGGGACTTGCGTGATTTTTCTACAGAATACAATACGGTGAATACAATCCATGTAGCATATGCTGGATTTGCTAAAAGTACAATAAGTCCTGCCTTATTACGATATTTTGCGATCGAAATGTTTAAAAACAATAGCTCTAATCCGCTCGATCTCATATTTTCCATGCAATGTATGAGCCAGGGAACGGTAGATAAAGATATCATTCTGCATTATATAGCCAATAGATTAGGGATAGAGTATAAAGAACATTCTAACGGACAAATACACAAATATTTAACACTTATTTTAGAAAACGCAAAAGGTGGAACTACAATCCGGTCTGGGAATAGAAATGCTTTTCAAAGGGTTATTGTAGACTGAACTGCTAGAGGAGTGAAAAGCCTGTGGTGTACATGGATGAAAAAATTATTGAATTAATGAGAGAAGTACAAAAAGAAATTAACCAGGCATCAGGAGAAAGTAATGATGATAAAGTTGATGTTCAAAAGCCTTTTATCAAGATTAAGGGTGAAGTCATCCCGTTTGAAGAAAAAAGATTACTGGGAAATTCTCTGAAAATCCATTTACCTAAAGCGTTTTCTATTATGTCACCGAAAATGGCAGCTTTAAAATATCCTTCCGAAAAAAGACCAACCCTTATCTATACTAACGAGGACACTACTATTAATATGGCATTCAATTATACGAAAAGTCAGCTCAAAAATTCAGATGTAGATAGTTTTAAAAATAATATGGTGCAAATTCTAAAAAAAACTCAGCCTCTAGCACGGTGGTTTGATGAAGGGGTAGAAAATATAAATGGGCAGAATGTAGGGTATTGTGACTTCCTAGTTCCATCATTAGACGCTACGATCTATAACCTTTTGTTTTTTACTGATCTTAGGGGAAAAGCATTGTTATGTACGTTTAATTGCTTGGAAGAGGAAATGACCGACTGGAAGCCAATTGCAAAAGGCATTATGGAGTCATTGTATATA
It contains:
- a CDS encoding DNA and RNA helicase, whose product is MFVYQYPNFTKGRILKKEMLENLRDYPRTFIDLLFEGYSDGVIVGAQIQVEGDFLIITSGIIKHNGKMYILEKGYQVPYYATGKDCMIKILFKEESIDDDFRSCATEIALDQNMEIKHNEQELGRFKLKVGARLRLDYRDLRDFSTEYNTVNTIHVAYAGFAKSTISPALLRYFAIEMFKNNSSNPLDLIFSMQCMSQGTVDKDIILHYIANRLGIEYKEHSNGQIHKYLTLILENAKGGTTIRSGNRNAFQRVIVD